In one Pseudomonas sp. Bout1 genomic region, the following are encoded:
- the gabT gene encoding 4-aminobutyrate--2-oxoglutarate transaminase, whose protein sequence is MSKTNASLMKRREAAVPRGVGQIHPIFAESAKNATVTDVEGREFIDFAGGIAVLNTGHVHPKIIAAVTEQLNKLTHTCFQVLAYEPYVEVCEKINAKVPGDFTKKTLLVTTGSEAVENAVKIARAATGRAGVIAFTGAYHGRTMMTLGLTGKVVPYSAGMGLMPGGVFRALFPNELHGVSDDDSIASIERIFKNDAEPRDIAAIIIEPVQGEGGFYVAPKSFMKRLRELCDKHGILLIADEVQTGAGRTGTFFAMEQMGVAADLTTFAKSIAGGFPLAGVCGKAEYMDAIAPGGLGGTYAGSPIACAAALAVMEVFEEEHLLDRCKAVGERLVTGLKAIQAKYPVIGEVRALGAMIAVELFEDGDSHKPNAAAVASVVAKARDKGLILLSCGTYGNVLRVLVPLTSPDEQLDKGLAIIEECFCEL, encoded by the coding sequence ATGAGCAAGACCAACGCATCCCTGATGAAACGCCGCGAAGCCGCTGTACCGCGCGGTGTTGGCCAGATTCACCCGATCTTCGCCGAATCGGCGAAGAACGCCACCGTGACCGACGTTGAAGGTCGCGAGTTCATCGACTTCGCCGGCGGTATCGCTGTGCTGAACACCGGTCACGTACACCCGAAAATTATCGCGGCCGTGACCGAGCAACTCAACAAGCTGACCCACACCTGCTTCCAGGTGCTGGCGTACGAGCCGTATGTTGAAGTGTGCGAAAAGATCAACGCCAAGGTGCCAGGTGATTTCACCAAGAAAACCCTGCTGGTCACCACCGGTTCCGAAGCGGTAGAAAACGCCGTGAAGATCGCCCGTGCTGCCACTGGCCGCGCCGGCGTAATCGCGTTCACCGGCGCCTACCACGGCCGCACCATGATGACCCTGGGCCTGACCGGTAAAGTCGTACCGTACTCGGCCGGCATGGGCCTGATGCCAGGCGGCGTGTTCCGTGCGCTGTTCCCGAACGAACTGCACGGTGTGAGCGATGATGACTCCATCGCCAGCATCGAACGCATCTTCAAAAACGATGCCGAGCCGCGTGATATCGCTGCCATCATCATCGAGCCGGTGCAGGGCGAAGGCGGTTTCTACGTTGCGCCTAAATCCTTCATGAAGCGCCTGCGCGAACTGTGCGACAAGCACGGCATCCTGCTGATCGCCGACGAAGTGCAAACCGGCGCCGGCCGCACCGGTACCTTCTTCGCCATGGAACAGATGGGCGTTGCTGCCGACCTGACAACCTTCGCCAAATCCATCGCGGGCGGCTTCCCGCTGGCCGGTGTGTGCGGCAAGGCTGAATACATGGATGCCATCGCGCCAGGTGGCCTGGGCGGCACCTACGCCGGTAGCCCGATCGCTTGCGCCGCGGCCCTGGCCGTGATGGAAGTGTTTGAAGAAGAACACCTGCTGGACCGCTGCAAAGCTGTCGGCGAGCGCCTGGTCACCGGCCTGAAAGCTATCCAGGCCAAGTACCCGGTGATTGGCGAAGTGCGCGCCCTGGGCGCGATGATCGCGGTCGAGCTGTTCGAAGATGGCGACAGCCACAAGCCGAACGCTGCAGCAGTGGCTTCTGTGGTGGCCAAGGCACGCGACAAAGGCTTGATCCTGCTGTCGTGCGGCACCTACGGCAACGTGTTGCGCGTGCTGGTCCCGCTGACCTCGCCGGACGAGCAGTTGGACAAAGGCCTGGCGATCATCGAAGAGTGCTTCTGCGAGTTGTGA
- a CDS encoding HDOD domain-containing protein, with product MTAVDLPAVPRVLIAEADPWSRDLLKQVLLNVRCDARLDVCADGQRAAELLREKPYDLIIADWELPGVDGLSLLRSVRQQRRSPLLPFILLSTRNDSASVREALPLAPTAYLTKPLNMESLTQRLQDLLLNEGETVYCEVPALAPGMTLAVFLERRREASDGAPLRVDVKAAVQHSLEPEGLDLKRLEEQVRIDPQITAVLIAAANSAGHHGSPVQTLPMALHKLAAGQSMNLILGLALKHNVVLSDPSLKDYAERYWQLSQHTADYARSLARMLDLDHERCYSAGILHRLGDLALLRCLQDWLQGGGELDDELIGESLYTFGAAYGSALRTRWRLPLELRQLIAAIYSLEGGVYSREALVVNLAAQLARLTEHEGVEVLAKGKTARLLKVGLPELTRMRKT from the coding sequence ATGACTGCTGTTGATTTACCGGCTGTACCCCGTGTGTTGATTGCCGAGGCCGACCCTTGGTCGCGGGATTTGCTCAAGCAGGTGCTGTTGAATGTGCGCTGCGACGCACGGCTGGATGTGTGCGCCGATGGCCAGCGTGCCGCCGAGCTGCTGCGCGAGAAACCCTATGACCTGATCATCGCCGACTGGGAGCTTCCCGGCGTCGATGGCCTGAGCCTGTTGCGCAGTGTGCGCCAGCAACGGCGTTCGCCACTGTTGCCGTTTATCCTGCTGAGTACCCGCAACGACAGCGCCAGCGTGCGCGAAGCCTTGCCCCTGGCGCCCACGGCGTACCTGACCAAGCCCCTGAACATGGAAAGCCTGACCCAGCGCCTGCAAGACTTGCTGCTGAACGAAGGTGAGACGGTGTATTGCGAAGTCCCGGCCCTGGCGCCGGGCATGACCTTGGCGGTGTTTCTGGAGCGTCGCCGCGAAGCGTCCGACGGCGCGCCGCTGCGAGTCGACGTAAAGGCTGCGGTGCAGCACAGCCTGGAGCCGGAAGGCCTGGACCTCAAGCGCCTGGAAGAACAGGTGCGCATCGACCCGCAAATCACCGCCGTGCTGATCGCCGCCGCCAACAGTGCCGGCCATCACGGCTCGCCGGTGCAAACCCTGCCCATGGCCCTGCACAAGCTGGCGGCCGGGCAGAGCATGAACCTGATCCTGGGGCTTGCCCTCAAGCACAACGTGGTACTGAGCGACCCGAGCCTCAAGGATTACGCCGAGCGTTACTGGCAGCTGTCGCAGCACACCGCCGACTACGCCCGCAGCCTGGCGCGGATGCTCGACCTGGATCACGAGCGCTGCTACAGCGCCGGCATCCTCCATCGCCTCGGTGACCTGGCCTTGCTGCGGTGCCTGCAAGACTGGCTGCAGGGCGGCGGCGAACTGGATGACGAACTGATTGGCGAGTCCCTCTACACCTTCGGTGCGGCCTATGGCTCGGCGTTGCGCACCCGCTGGCGCTTGCCGCTGGAGCTACGCCAGTTGATCGCGGCGATTTATTCGCTGGAGGGCGGGGTGTATTCCCGGGAGGCGCTGGTGGTGAACCTGGCGGCGCAACTGGCGCGGCTGACCGAGCATGAAGGCGTGGAGGTGTTGGCGAAAGGCAAGACGGCACGCTTGCTCAAGGTGGGTTTGCCGGAACTGACCCGTATGCGCAAAACCTAG
- a CDS encoding sensor domain-containing diguanylate cyclase: protein MVHEKTFSDTPVHDQPRPAAAATLLALMHAQGEVERLSEREQLLSSLLVSVNAVLWAMEWETRRVLYVSPAYERVFGRTAGMLLADHREWRNSIHPEDLDYAEHSLAQVLHSGAVEDREYRIITADGQIRWLSDKCYINQHAEPGQPVIVVGMAEDITEKKQLELELHRLATTDVLTRSSNRRHFFECAHHEFERACLQGTPLAFLLLDIDDFKVVNDTYGHLEGDQVLQRIAECGRGVLRRGDLFGRIGGEEFAAVLPGCAPGMAMQVAERLGHEIAQLRFSHEGESYAVTVSQGLASLTAEDAHVDSLFARADAAMYEAKRQGKNRVLAG from the coding sequence ATGGTCCACGAAAAGACCTTCTCCGATACCCCCGTCCACGACCAGCCACGACCCGCAGCCGCCGCTACGTTGCTGGCGCTGATGCATGCCCAGGGTGAAGTGGAACGCTTGAGTGAACGCGAGCAACTGCTGAGTTCATTGCTGGTCAGTGTGAATGCCGTGCTCTGGGCCATGGAATGGGAGACGCGGCGCGTGCTGTACGTCAGCCCGGCCTATGAACGGGTTTTCGGACGTACGGCGGGCATGCTGCTGGCCGACCACCGGGAATGGCGCAACAGCATTCACCCCGAAGACCTCGACTACGCCGAGCACAGCCTGGCACAGGTGCTGCACAGCGGCGCCGTGGAAGACCGCGAATACCGCATCATCACCGCCGACGGGCAGATCCGCTGGCTCAGCGACAAGTGCTACATCAACCAGCATGCCGAACCCGGCCAGCCGGTAATCGTGGTGGGCATGGCCGAGGACATCACCGAAAAGAAGCAGCTGGAGCTCGAGCTGCATCGCCTCGCCACCACCGACGTACTGACCCGCAGCAGCAACCGCCGTCACTTCTTCGAATGCGCCCACCACGAGTTCGAACGCGCGTGCCTGCAGGGCACGCCGTTGGCATTCCTGCTGCTGGACATCGATGACTTCAAGGTCGTCAACGACACCTACGGCCACCTGGAGGGCGATCAGGTGCTGCAGCGTATCGCCGAATGCGGTCGAGGGGTTCTGCGCCGTGGCGACCTGTTCGGGCGCATTGGCGGCGAAGAATTTGCCGCCGTGCTGCCCGGTTGCGCACCGGGGATGGCAATGCAGGTAGCCGAACGCCTGGGGCACGAGATTGCGCAACTGCGCTTCAGCCATGAAGGTGAGAGCTACGCGGTCACCGTCAGCCAGGGTTTGGCCAGCCTGACCGCCGAGGACGCCCACGTCGACAGCCTGTTCGCCCGCGCCGATGCGGCCATGTACGAGGCCAAGCGCCAGGGCAAAAACCGCGTGCTCGCAGGCTGA
- the desA gene encoding delta-9 fatty acid desaturase DesA produces MWYNGFLDLSAWQLVAVTLLMTHVTIVGVTVYLHRYSAHRSLELNAGLKHFFRFWLWLTTAQNTREWTAIHRKHHAKCETVDDPHSPVIKGLSTVLRKGAELYRAEAENPETLRIYGKNCPEDWIERNLYTRFPLLGVAIMGVIDLLLFGTIGITIWAIQMMWIPFWAAGVINGLGHAIGYRNFECRDAATNLIPWGIIVGGEELHNNHHTYPNSAKLSVKKWEFDLGWAWIKVFSFLRLAKVQRVAPIAHRVEGKGHLDMDTAMAILNNRFQIMAQYRKLVIGPLVKQELEKVDHSVRHQFHRAKRLLSRETSLLDDRHHVRIQSLLEHSQALKVIYEKRLALQQIWLKTSTNGHDMLAAIKEWVHEAEASGIQSLRDFAHQLKTYSLRPAAV; encoded by the coding sequence ATGTGGTACAACGGTTTTCTTGACTTGTCGGCCTGGCAACTGGTTGCAGTCACCCTGTTGATGACCCACGTGACCATTGTCGGGGTCACGGTCTATCTGCACCGCTATTCAGCCCACCGCTCCCTGGAGCTCAATGCTGGCCTGAAACACTTCTTCCGCTTCTGGCTGTGGCTCACCACGGCGCAGAACACCCGCGAGTGGACTGCTATCCACCGCAAACACCACGCCAAATGCGAAACCGTCGACGATCCCCACAGCCCGGTGATCAAAGGCTTGTCCACCGTGCTGCGCAAAGGCGCCGAGCTGTACCGCGCCGAAGCCGAAAACCCCGAGACCCTGCGCATCTACGGCAAGAACTGCCCGGAAGACTGGATCGAGCGCAACCTGTATACCCGCTTCCCGCTGCTGGGTGTGGCGATCATGGGCGTGATCGACCTGCTGCTGTTCGGCACCATCGGCATCACCATCTGGGCGATCCAGATGATGTGGATCCCGTTCTGGGCCGCCGGCGTGATCAACGGCCTGGGCCATGCCATCGGCTACCGCAACTTCGAATGCCGCGACGCGGCGACCAACCTGATCCCGTGGGGCATCATCGTGGGTGGCGAAGAGCTGCATAACAACCATCACACCTACCCCAACTCCGCCAAGCTGTCGGTGAAGAAGTGGGAATTCGACCTGGGCTGGGCCTGGATCAAAGTGTTCAGTTTCCTGCGCCTGGCCAAGGTGCAACGGGTGGCGCCAATCGCCCACCGGGTCGAAGGCAAGGGCCACCTGGACATGGACACCGCCATGGCGATCCTCAACAACCGCTTCCAGATCATGGCCCAGTACCGCAAGTTGGTGATTGGCCCGCTGGTCAAGCAGGAACTGGAGAAGGTCGACCACTCGGTGCGCCACCAATTCCATCGCGCCAAGCGCCTGCTGTCGCGGGAAACCAGCCTGCTGGATGACCGCCATCACGTGCGCATCCAAAGCCTGCTGGAACACAGCCAGGCCCTGAAGGTGATCTACGAGAAGCGCCTGGCGCTGCAACAGATCTGGCTGAAAACCAGCACCAACGGGCATGACATGCTGGCGGCGATCAAGGAATGGGTACACGAGGCCGAGGCCAGCGGGATTCAGTCCCTGCGGGACTTTGCCCATCAGTTGAAGACCTATTCGCTGCGCCCCGCCGCAGTCTGA
- the dibA gene encoding phosphodiesterase DibA, with protein sequence MLFSYRGALRVGLMYLLVSIVWIQLSHQVLINFIDEPVELGRWLQMRGYLWVSLSALAIYLLCAHFARANLIQQPLKENRERLRQAAAVFDCTREGVLVTDAKGLIVHVNRAFIEITGYQREDVMGRQPSLFKSGRHSAGFYQQMFQTLERDGEWSGEIWNRRKSGEIYPQWQTIRVIRDEQDQLSHYVAVFSDISAIKHSEHELAHLAHHDALTDLPNRLLFTDRAEQALASAQIHKRGCALLLLDLDHFKIINDSLGHNVGDQLLKAVGERLQGLFGPGVTLARLGGDEFAVLAESCPQLVQAAALAQRILDAMKEPFIFDGHQLFINASIGISLFPSDAQSAEQLLRNADSALFKAKSAGREGYALYTEELTAHAQHRVEIAGELRRALEQQELRVYYQPVHDLQNSRLIGVEALVRWQHPERGLVSPAEFIPIAERTGQIADIDAWVMDQACRQMCQWLADGAPLTFLAVNVSSRLFARRELYEQVAKVLHDTGLDPAFLELEVTESAVMEDPEVALEQMHRLRELGLRLAIDDFGTGYSSLLRLKRLPVQKLKIDQGFVAGLPWDEDDAAIVRVVIALAQSMGMQVHAEGIEQVEQARFLLEQQCDLGQGYWFGRPMPASELDWAKAPAIR encoded by the coding sequence ATGCTGTTTTCATACCGAGGTGCCCTGCGTGTCGGGCTGATGTACCTGCTGGTTTCGATTGTGTGGATTCAGCTCAGTCATCAGGTATTGATCAACTTTATCGATGAACCCGTGGAGCTGGGCCGCTGGCTTCAGATGCGCGGTTACCTGTGGGTCAGCCTCAGTGCCCTGGCGATCTACCTGCTATGCGCGCATTTTGCCCGGGCGAACCTGATCCAGCAGCCGCTGAAGGAAAACCGCGAGCGTCTGCGCCAGGCGGCTGCCGTGTTCGATTGCACCCGCGAAGGGGTGTTGGTCACGGATGCCAAGGGGTTGATTGTTCATGTTAACCGGGCCTTTATCGAAATCACCGGTTACCAGCGCGAAGACGTCATGGGCCGCCAACCGAGCCTGTTCAAGTCCGGCCGCCATTCGGCGGGCTTTTATCAGCAGATGTTCCAGACCCTGGAGCGCGACGGCGAATGGAGCGGCGAAATCTGGAATCGCCGCAAAAGCGGCGAAATATACCCCCAGTGGCAGACCATCCGGGTGATCCGCGACGAGCAGGACCAGCTCAGTCACTACGTCGCGGTATTCTCCGACATCAGCGCCATCAAGCACTCCGAGCACGAGTTGGCGCACCTGGCCCACCACGACGCGCTGACGGACCTGCCTAACCGTCTGCTGTTCACCGACCGCGCCGAACAAGCCCTGGCTTCGGCGCAGATCCATAAACGGGGTTGCGCCTTGCTGCTGCTCGACCTTGACCACTTCAAGATCATCAATGACAGCCTCGGCCATAACGTCGGCGACCAGTTGCTCAAGGCCGTCGGTGAACGCCTGCAAGGCCTGTTCGGCCCCGGCGTGACCCTGGCGCGCCTGGGTGGCGACGAGTTCGCGGTGCTGGCGGAAAGTTGCCCACAGCTGGTCCAGGCCGCGGCGTTGGCGCAAAGAATCCTTGATGCGATGAAAGAGCCGTTCATCTTCGATGGTCATCAGCTGTTTATCAATGCCAGCATTGGCATCAGCCTGTTCCCCAGCGATGCCCAGAGCGCCGAACAACTGTTGCGCAACGCCGACTCTGCGCTGTTCAAGGCCAAGAGCGCCGGCCGCGAAGGCTACGCCTTGTACACCGAAGAACTGACTGCCCACGCCCAGCACCGGGTGGAAATAGCCGGCGAACTGCGCCGCGCGCTCGAGCAGCAGGAACTGCGGGTGTACTACCAGCCGGTGCACGACTTGCAAAACAGCCGCCTGATCGGTGTCGAAGCCCTGGTGCGCTGGCAGCACCCGGAGCGCGGGCTGGTGTCGCCGGCGGAATTCATCCCGATTGCCGAGCGTACCGGGCAGATTGCCGATATCGACGCCTGGGTCATGGACCAGGCCTGTCGCCAGATGTGCCAGTGGCTGGCCGACGGCGCGCCGCTTACGTTTCTTGCGGTGAATGTGTCCAGCCGATTGTTCGCCCGGCGCGAGCTGTACGAGCAAGTGGCCAAGGTGCTGCACGACACGGGGCTGGACCCGGCGTTTCTAGAGCTGGAAGTTACCGAAAGCGCGGTGATGGAAGACCCGGAAGTGGCCCTGGAGCAAATGCACCGCTTGCGCGAGCTTGGCCTGCGCCTGGCAATTGACGACTTTGGCACCGGCTATTCATCGCTGCTGCGGCTCAAGCGCTTGCCGGTGCAGAAGCTCAAGATCGACCAGGGGTTTGTCGCCGGGTTGCCGTGGGATGAGGATGACGCGGCAATCGTGCGCGTGGTGATTGCGTTGGCGCAAAGCATGGGCATGCAGGTGCATGCCGAGGGCATCGAGCAGGTTGAGCAGGCGCGGTTTCTGCTGGAGCAGCAGTGCGACCTGGGCCAAGGGTACTGGTTTGGTCGGCCGATGCCGGCCAGTGAGCTGGATTGGGCTAAGGCGCCTGCGATTCGTTAG
- the oscA gene encoding sulfur starvation response protein OscA, producing the protein MSASLRSVDGQDEAAILREIQSALRDLRFGAVEITVHNAQVVQIERKEKFRLQNPGNKPS; encoded by the coding sequence ATGAGCGCATCTCTACGTAGCGTTGACGGCCAGGACGAAGCAGCCATTTTGCGCGAGATCCAGAGCGCCCTGCGCGATCTGCGGTTTGGTGCGGTGGAAATCACTGTGCACAACGCCCAGGTAGTCCAGATCGAACGCAAAGAAAAATTCCGTTTGCAGAACCCGGGCAACAAACCGAGCTGA
- a CDS encoding sulfate ABC transporter substrate-binding protein, whose product MSSIRRYALAALASAVFAGSAVAKDYELLNVSYDPTRELYQDYNAEFTSFWKQSHPGDTVKIQQSHGGSGKQGRAVIDGLRADVVTLALAGDIDEIAKLGKTLPENWQTRLPDASTPYTSTIVFLVRKGNPKGIKDWGDLIKKDVSVITPNPKTSGGARWNFLAAWAYGLKAGGSEAKAQEYVKELFKHVPILDTGARGSTITFVNNGQGDVLLAWENEAFLALKEDGGADKFDIVVPSLSILAEPPVAVVDKNAEKKGNTEIATEYLKHLYSPAGQEIAAKNFYRPRDEKVAAKYAQQFPKLDLVTIDKDFGGWKTAQPKFFNDGGVFDQIYSAQ is encoded by the coding sequence ATGTCGTCGATTCGCCGTTATGCCCTGGCAGCACTGGCCAGTGCCGTGTTTGCCGGTTCCGCTGTTGCCAAGGATTACGAACTGCTCAACGTGTCTTACGACCCGACTCGCGAGCTGTACCAGGACTACAACGCTGAATTCACCAGCTTCTGGAAGCAGTCGCACCCGGGTGACACCGTCAAGATCCAACAGTCTCACGGTGGTTCGGGCAAGCAAGGCCGCGCAGTGATCGACGGCCTGCGTGCCGACGTCGTGACCCTGGCGCTGGCCGGCGACATCGACGAAATCGCAAAACTGGGCAAGACCCTGCCGGAAAACTGGCAAACCCGCCTGCCGGACGCCAGCACCCCGTACACCTCGACCATCGTGTTCCTGGTGCGCAAGGGCAACCCTAAAGGCATCAAGGATTGGGGCGACCTGATCAAGAAAGACGTTTCCGTGATCACCCCGAACCCGAAAACCTCCGGCGGTGCCCGCTGGAACTTCCTGGCTGCCTGGGCCTATGGCCTGAAAGCCGGTGGCAGCGAAGCCAAGGCCCAGGAATACGTAAAAGAGCTGTTCAAGCACGTGCCGATCCTCGACACCGGTGCGCGCGGTTCGACCATCACCTTCGTCAACAATGGCCAGGGTGACGTGTTGCTGGCCTGGGAAAACGAAGCCTTCCTGGCCCTGAAAGAAGACGGCGGCGCCGACAAGTTCGACATCGTCGTGCCTTCGCTGTCGATCCTCGCCGAGCCGCCAGTGGCCGTGGTCGACAAGAACGCCGAGAAAAAGGGCAATACCGAGATCGCCACCGAATACCTCAAGCACCTGTACAGCCCGGCTGGCCAGGAGATTGCGGCGAAGAACTTCTACCGCCCACGCGATGAAAAAGTCGCCGCCAAATACGCCCAGCAGTTCCCGAAACTGGACCTGGTGACTATCGACAAAGACTTCGGCGGCTGGAAAACTGCCCAACCGAAATTCTTCAATGACGGTGGCGTGTTCGACCAGATCTACTCGGCGCAGTAA
- the cysT gene encoding sulfate ABC transporter permease subunit CysT: MSRRISPVIPGFGLTLGYTVVYLSLIVLIPLAAMFVHAAQLTWDQFWNIITAPRVLAALKLSFGTAFCAAIINGIIGTLLAWVLVRYTFPGRKIIDAMIDLPFALPTAVAGIALTALYTPTGLVGQFAADLGFKIAYTPLGITLALTFVTLPFVVRTVQPVLADIPREIEEAAACLGAKPLQVFRYILVPALLPAWLTGFALAFARGVGEYGSVIFIAGNMPMKTEILPLLIMVKLDQYDYTGATAIGVMMLVVSFVLLLLINLLQRRIETP; this comes from the coding sequence ATGTCGCGTCGTATTTCCCCCGTCATACCCGGCTTCGGGCTGACGCTGGGCTACACCGTGGTGTACCTCAGCCTGATCGTACTCATCCCCCTCGCGGCGATGTTTGTACATGCCGCTCAACTCACCTGGGATCAGTTCTGGAACATCATCACCGCACCCCGTGTGCTGGCGGCGTTGAAACTGAGCTTCGGCACCGCGTTTTGCGCGGCGATCATCAACGGCATCATCGGAACCCTGCTGGCCTGGGTGCTGGTGCGCTACACCTTCCCTGGCCGCAAGATCATTGATGCAATGATCGACCTGCCATTCGCCCTGCCCACCGCCGTTGCCGGTATCGCGCTCACCGCGCTGTACACGCCCACCGGCCTGGTCGGCCAGTTTGCCGCCGACCTGGGCTTCAAGATCGCGTACACCCCCTTGGGTATCACCCTGGCGCTGACCTTCGTCACGCTGCCATTCGTGGTGCGTACCGTGCAGCCGGTATTGGCCGACATCCCCCGGGAAATCGAAGAAGCCGCCGCCTGCCTCGGCGCCAAGCCCCTGCAAGTGTTCCGCTACATCCTGGTGCCGGCGCTGCTGCCGGCCTGGTTGACCGGCTTTGCGTTGGCCTTCGCACGAGGTGTGGGTGAGTACGGCTCGGTGATTTTCATCGCCGGCAACATGCCGATGAAAACCGAGATCCTGCCGCTGTTGATCATGGTCAAGCTCGACCAATACGACTACACCGGCGCTACCGCCATCGGCGTCATGATGCTGGTGGTTTCCTTTGTCCTGCTGCTGCTGATCAACTTGTTGCAGCGGCGCATCGAAACCCCATAA
- the cysW gene encoding sulfate ABC transporter permease subunit CysW — MSQSSISAASSANAARRGSAVSRRILISLGWLVFALFLLLPLFIVVSQGLKNGLGAFFTAILEPDALSALKLTVIAVVISVPLNVVFGVSAAWCVSKYSFRGKSILVTLIDLPFSVSPVIAGLVYVLMFGAQGFFGPWLQDHDIQIVFALPGIVLATIFVTVPFVARELIPLMQEQGTQEEEAARLLGANGWQMFWHVTVPNIKWGLIYGVVLCTARAMGEFGAVSVVSGHIRGVTNTLPLHVEILYNEYNHVAAFAVASLLLILALFILLLKQWSENRINRLRKSAGEE, encoded by the coding sequence ATGTCCCAATCGTCTATTTCCGCCGCCTCGTCGGCGAACGCTGCCCGCCGTGGCAGTGCCGTATCCCGGCGCATCCTGATCAGCCTCGGCTGGTTGGTTTTTGCGCTGTTTTTGCTGCTGCCGCTGTTTATCGTGGTGTCCCAAGGCCTGAAGAATGGCCTGGGTGCGTTCTTCACCGCGATCCTTGAGCCGGACGCACTGTCGGCGCTGAAACTCACGGTGATCGCCGTGGTAATTTCGGTGCCGCTCAACGTGGTGTTCGGCGTCAGCGCCGCGTGGTGCGTGAGCAAGTACTCGTTCCGTGGCAAAAGTATCCTGGTGACCCTGATCGACCTGCCGTTCTCGGTATCGCCGGTGATCGCCGGCCTGGTCTATGTGTTGATGTTCGGCGCCCAGGGCTTCTTTGGCCCGTGGCTGCAAGACCATGACATCCAGATCGTGTTCGCCTTGCCGGGCATCGTGCTGGCGACGATCTTCGTCACCGTGCCGTTCGTGGCCCGTGAGCTGATCCCGCTGATGCAGGAACAAGGTACCCAGGAAGAAGAGGCCGCGCGCCTGCTGGGCGCCAACGGCTGGCAGATGTTCTGGCACGTCACCGTGCCCAACATCAAGTGGGGCCTGATCTACGGCGTGGTGCTGTGTACCGCGCGGGCCATGGGTGAGTTCGGCGCGGTGTCGGTGGTGTCCGGCCACATTCGCGGCGTGACCAACACCTTGCCGCTGCACGTCGAGATCCTCTACAACGAATACAACCACGTCGCCGCGTTTGCCGTTGCGAGCCTGTTGCTGATCCTGGCGCTCTTCATCCTGCTGCTCAAGCAGTGGAGCGAGAACCGTATCAACCGCCTGCGCAAAAGCGCCGGTGAGGAATAA
- a CDS encoding sulfate/molybdate ABC transporter ATP-binding protein produces the protein MSIEVRNVSKNFNAFKALNSINLDIQSGELVALLGPSGCGKTTLLRIIAGLETPDDGSIVFHGEDVSGHDVRDRNVGFVFQHYALFRHMTVFDNVAFGLRMKPKNQRPTESQIAVKVHELLNMVQLDWLSDRYPEQLSGGQRQRIALARALAVEPKVLLLDEPFGALDAKVRKELRRWLARLHEDINLTSVFVTHDQEEAMEVADRIVVMNKGVIEQIGSPGEVYENPASDFVYHFLGDSNRLHLGEDKHVLFRPHEVSLSRHELEDHHAAEVRDIRPLGATTRVTLKVEGQSELIEAEVVKDHDSLTGLARGETLFFKPKVWQKA, from the coding sequence ATGTCGATCGAAGTCCGTAATGTCAGCAAGAATTTCAACGCCTTCAAGGCCCTGAACAGCATCAATCTGGACATCCAGAGTGGCGAGCTGGTGGCGTTGCTGGGCCCGTCCGGCTGCGGCAAGACCACCTTGCTGCGCATCATTGCCGGTCTTGAAACCCCGGATGACGGCAGCATCGTGTTCCACGGTGAAGACGTCTCCGGCCACGATGTGCGTGATCGCAACGTCGGCTTTGTGTTCCAGCACTACGCGCTGTTCCGCCACATGACGGTGTTCGACAACGTCGCGTTCGGCCTGCGCATGAAGCCGAAAAACCAGCGCCCCACCGAAAGCCAGATCGCGGTAAAAGTCCACGAGCTGCTGAACATGGTGCAGCTTGATTGGTTGTCGGATCGCTACCCGGAACAACTCTCCGGCGGCCAGCGCCAGCGTATCGCCCTGGCTCGCGCCCTGGCGGTAGAACCTAAAGTGCTGCTGCTGGATGAGCCGTTCGGCGCCCTCGATGCCAAGGTCCGTAAAGAGCTGCGCCGCTGGCTGGCGCGCCTGCACGAAGACATCAACCTGACCTCGGTGTTCGTGACCCACGACCAGGAAGAAGCCATGGAAGTGGCGGACCGCATCGTGGTGATGAACAAGGGCGTGATCGAGCAGATTGGCTCACCGGGTGAAGTCTACGAAAACCCGGCCAGCGATTTCGTTTATCACTTCCTGGGTGACTCCAACCGCCTGCATTTGGGTGAAGACAAGCACGTGCTGTTCCGTCCGCATGAAGTGTCGCTGTCGCGCCATGAGCTGGAAGACCACCACGCGGCTGAAGTACGCGATATTCGCCCGCTGGGTGCGACCACTCGGGTGACGTTGAAAGTCGAAGGCCAGAGCGAGCTGATCGAGGCTGAAGTGGTGAAGGATCACGACAGCCTGACCGGTTTGGCGCGGGGCGAGACGTTGTTCTTCAAGCCCAAGGTCTGGCAGAAAGCCTAA